The Urbifossiella limnaea genome has a window encoding:
- a CDS encoding M20/M25/M40 family metallo-hydrolase, with product MEKALDWLGRHHEDIVRGLADLVAIPSISTDGEHRTEIDRTAALTVDQMRAAGLNNAEVLRVGGSLPYAYGEWLDAPGKPTVFLYAHHDVQPINFVEQWKSDPWKLTRRDGRLYARGAADDKGAISAFLGAIAAYRQTVGSLPVNIKMVVEGEEEVGSKNLMKFFDTHRDRIKSDVIVVCDTENIEVGLPCITYSLRGVMTAQVDVTSAKIPVHSGMGGGALPDAALALNAVLGKLYWADGKLPIPGYYDSVRPMTDKETAATRKLPFDEAALRRDIGIVPTAKMAMEAGLNEYEQTWRRPAVTVIAQEASSIKGASNQVLPKATALVSCRLVPDQDPQQAFEQLAAFLTADAPWGVEVKVTPHGPPVTWWMTDPNGPAFEAALGAMRAGFGRDPVAIGCGGSIGFVGPLSELFGGAPALLMGIEDPASNAHAPNESLHEGDFKKLMASLVRLFDGLGKLTPERVK from the coding sequence ATGGAGAAGGCGCTCGACTGGCTGGGGCGGCACCACGAAGACATCGTCCGCGGCCTCGCGGACCTGGTCGCCATCCCGAGCATCAGCACCGACGGCGAACACCGCACCGAGATCGACCGCACCGCCGCCCTCACCGTCGATCAGATGCGCGCCGCCGGCCTCAACAACGCCGAGGTGCTGCGCGTCGGCGGCTCGCTCCCCTACGCCTACGGCGAGTGGCTCGACGCCCCCGGCAAGCCGACCGTCTTCCTCTACGCCCACCACGACGTGCAGCCGATCAACTTCGTCGAGCAGTGGAAGAGCGACCCGTGGAAGCTCACCCGCCGCGACGGCCGCCTCTACGCCCGCGGCGCCGCCGACGACAAGGGGGCCATCTCCGCCTTCCTCGGCGCCATCGCCGCCTACCGGCAGACCGTCGGCAGCCTGCCCGTCAACATCAAGATGGTCGTGGAAGGCGAGGAGGAGGTCGGCTCGAAGAACCTCATGAAGTTCTTCGACACCCACCGCGACCGCATCAAGTCGGACGTGATCGTCGTCTGCGACACCGAGAACATCGAGGTCGGGCTGCCGTGCATCACCTACTCGCTGCGCGGGGTGATGACGGCCCAGGTGGACGTGACCAGCGCCAAGATTCCCGTCCACAGCGGCATGGGCGGCGGCGCCCTGCCCGACGCGGCGCTCGCGCTCAACGCCGTGCTCGGCAAGCTGTACTGGGCCGACGGCAAGCTCCCCATCCCCGGCTACTACGACAGCGTCCGCCCGATGACGGACAAGGAGACGGCCGCGACGCGGAAGCTGCCGTTCGACGAGGCGGCGCTGCGGCGCGACATCGGCATCGTGCCCACGGCCAAGATGGCGATGGAGGCCGGGCTGAACGAGTACGAGCAGACGTGGCGGCGGCCGGCGGTCACGGTCATCGCCCAGGAGGCGAGCTCGATCAAGGGGGCGTCCAACCAGGTGCTGCCGAAGGCGACGGCGCTCGTCAGCTGCCGGCTCGTGCCGGACCAGGACCCGCAGCAGGCGTTCGAGCAGCTGGCGGCGTTCCTGACGGCCGACGCGCCGTGGGGCGTCGAGGTGAAGGTGACGCCGCACGGGCCGCCGGTGACGTGGTGGATGACCGACCCGAACGGCCCGGCGTTCGAGGCGGCGCTGGGGGCGATGCGGGCCGGGTTCGGCCGCGACCCGGTGGCCATCGGGTGCGGCGGCAGCATCGGCTTCGTCGGCCCGCTGTCGGAGCTGTTCGGCGGCGCCCCGGCGCTGCTCATGGGGATCGAGGACCCGGCGAGCAACGCCCACGCCCCGAACGAGAGCCTGCACGAGGGCGACTTCAAGAAGCTGATGGCGAGCCTGGTGCGGCTGTTCGACGGCCTCGGCAAGCTGACCCCGGAGCGGGTGAAGTAG
- a CDS encoding redox-sensing transcriptional repressor Rex, with amino-acid sequence MRDRRPEGERLSRATAHRLSLYLRALAVWPADGGRMSSTRIALACGVTDAQVRRDLASLGHLGRRGLGYDAPELSAAIRAVLGIDRVWRAVLVGVGNLARALLRYRGFRTQGFEVLALFDADPTKVGERVEGLAIEPTERLTDRVRDLGAELAILTVPADAAQPVADQLTAAGIRGVLNFAPVLLRLPPRVKLVSVDLAIQLEQLAFLIQHGEPAADPAAR; translated from the coding sequence TTGCGGGACCGGCGACCCGAGGGCGAGCGGCTGTCGCGCGCGACGGCCCACCGGCTCAGCCTGTACCTCCGCGCCCTGGCGGTGTGGCCGGCCGACGGCGGCCGGATGTCCAGCACCCGCATCGCCCTGGCGTGCGGCGTCACCGACGCCCAGGTCCGCCGCGACCTGGCCTCGCTCGGCCACCTCGGCCGCCGCGGCCTCGGGTACGACGCCCCCGAGCTGTCCGCCGCCATCCGCGCCGTCCTCGGCATCGACCGCGTCTGGCGGGCGGTGCTGGTCGGCGTCGGCAACCTGGCCCGCGCCCTGCTCCGCTACCGCGGCTTCCGCACCCAGGGGTTCGAGGTGCTCGCCCTGTTCGACGCCGACCCCACGAAGGTCGGCGAGCGCGTCGAGGGGCTGGCGATCGAGCCGACGGAGCGGCTGACCGATCGGGTGCGCGACCTCGGGGCCGAGCTGGCCATCCTGACGGTGCCGGCCGACGCGGCGCAACCCGTGGCCGACCAGCTGACCGCCGCCGGCATCCGCGGCGTGCTGAACTTCGCCCCGGTGCTGCTGCGGCTGCCTCCGCGGGTGAAGCTGGTGTCGGTGGACCTGGCCATCCAGCTGGAGCAGCTCGCGTTTCTGATCCAGCACGGCGAGCCGGCCGCGGACCCGGCGGCGCGGTAG
- a CDS encoding Hsp70 family protein, producing the protein MPDVIVGIDLGTTNSEVAVVENGQPRVLSEDGDPILPSVVGLADDGRLLVGRAARNQWVLAPDRTVKSVKRKMGQDVKVSLGDQQFAPQEISAMILRTLKARAERELGVPVSKAVITVPAYFNDSQRQATREAGELAGLEVVRILNEPTAAALTYNPDQSRAERILVYDLGGGTFDVSVVHTENGVVEVLASHGDTALGGDDFDELLLNHVADEFQEMYEVDLRASRTSRARLLSAVEDAKKRLSDHPFARIEEEFVAEKDGVPLHLNAEVERSDYEELIRPLLDRTMECLQRALDDAHLTAAQIDRVVLVGGATRTPLVGQLLEDRLGQPAHREVNPDLCVALGAAVQGAIVAGQNVGSVLVDITPHSIGIKCLEYTGAGGFRANEHKFAPIIKRNAPLPASRSEVFCTVSDSQPTVEIDVYQGEQQDVRRNHRVGRFMIEGLAKVAAGNQLVVQLDLTLDGVLKVSAREKSTGLTKQITVENALARYAVTERAAAQARLDRMWSDLEALAEAPPEPTADDAPPIGAASFGLAAPQLDAGPREGQRETVQARALLEKADRIRAKAAAEDQEELDRLTGKVRDALSDRRWNELEAACNDLSDVLFYLEDA; encoded by the coding sequence ATGCCAGACGTGATCGTCGGGATCGACCTCGGGACGACCAACAGCGAGGTCGCCGTCGTCGAGAACGGCCAGCCGCGCGTCCTCAGCGAGGACGGCGATCCCATCCTGCCGTCGGTCGTCGGCCTCGCCGACGACGGCCGCCTCCTCGTCGGCCGCGCCGCGCGGAACCAGTGGGTGTTGGCCCCCGACCGCACCGTGAAGTCGGTCAAGCGGAAGATGGGGCAGGACGTGAAGGTGTCGCTCGGCGACCAGCAGTTCGCGCCGCAGGAAATCTCGGCGATGATCCTGCGCACGCTCAAGGCCCGCGCCGAGCGCGAGCTCGGCGTTCCCGTCTCGAAGGCGGTCATCACCGTCCCCGCGTACTTCAACGACAGCCAGCGCCAGGCCACCCGCGAGGCCGGCGAGCTGGCCGGTCTGGAAGTGGTGCGCATCCTCAACGAGCCGACCGCGGCGGCGCTGACGTACAACCCCGACCAGTCGCGGGCCGAGCGCATCCTCGTCTACGACCTCGGCGGCGGCACGTTCGACGTGTCCGTCGTCCACACCGAGAACGGCGTGGTGGAAGTCCTCGCCAGCCACGGCGACACGGCCCTCGGCGGCGACGACTTCGACGAACTGCTGCTGAACCACGTCGCCGACGAGTTCCAGGAGATGTACGAGGTCGACCTGCGCGCCAGCCGCACGAGCCGCGCGCGCCTCCTGAGCGCCGTCGAGGACGCCAAGAAGCGCCTCAGCGACCACCCGTTCGCCCGCATCGAGGAGGAGTTCGTCGCCGAGAAGGACGGCGTGCCCCTCCACCTCAACGCCGAAGTCGAGCGCAGCGACTACGAGGAGCTGATCCGCCCGCTGCTCGACCGCACGATGGAGTGCTTGCAGCGGGCGCTCGACGACGCGCACCTGACGGCGGCTCAGATCGACCGCGTGGTACTGGTCGGCGGCGCCACCCGCACGCCGCTGGTGGGGCAACTGCTCGAGGACCGCCTCGGCCAGCCGGCGCACCGCGAGGTGAACCCCGACCTGTGCGTCGCCCTCGGCGCGGCCGTGCAGGGGGCGATCGTCGCCGGCCAGAACGTCGGCTCGGTGCTGGTGGACATCACGCCGCACTCGATCGGCATCAAGTGTCTCGAATACACCGGCGCGGGCGGCTTCCGGGCGAACGAGCACAAGTTCGCGCCGATCATCAAGCGGAACGCGCCCCTGCCGGCGAGCCGGAGCGAGGTCTTCTGCACGGTGTCGGACAGCCAGCCGACCGTGGAGATCGACGTGTACCAGGGCGAGCAGCAGGACGTGCGGCGGAACCACCGCGTCGGCCGGTTCATGATCGAGGGGCTGGCGAAGGTGGCGGCCGGCAACCAGCTGGTGGTGCAGCTCGACCTGACGCTCGACGGCGTGCTGAAGGTGTCGGCGCGGGAGAAGAGCACGGGGCTGACGAAGCAGATCACGGTGGAGAACGCGCTGGCCCGGTACGCGGTGACGGAGCGCGCCGCGGCGCAGGCCCGGCTCGACCGCATGTGGTCGGACCTGGAGGCGCTGGCCGAGGCGCCGCCGGAGCCGACGGCGGACGACGCCCCGCCGATCGGGGCGGCGTCGTTCGGGCTGGCGGCGCCGCAGCTGGACGCCGGCCCGCGGGAGGGGCAGCGCGAGACGGTGCAGGCGCGGGCGCTCTTGGAGAAGGCCGACCGCATCCGCGCGAAGGCCGCCGCCGAGGACCAGGAGGAGCTGGACCGGCTGACCGGCAAGGTCCGCGACGCGCTGTCCGACCGCCGCTGGAACGAGCTCGAAGCCGCGTGCAACGACCTCAGCGACGTGCTGTTCTACCTCGAAGACGCCTGA
- a CDS encoding J domain-containing protein yields the protein MADPYTVLGVPPDADDDAIRRRYLELARTFTPEQHPEKFAAVRAAYDQVKTLDARAAYRLFEAGKEDTIDALIEEAACRTPRPRVTLQALTAAQSG from the coding sequence ATGGCCGACCCGTATACCGTCCTCGGGGTGCCGCCGGACGCGGACGACGACGCGATCCGCCGCCGCTACCTGGAGCTCGCCCGGACGTTCACCCCGGAGCAGCACCCGGAGAAGTTCGCGGCCGTGCGCGCCGCCTACGACCAGGTGAAAACGCTCGACGCGCGGGCGGCGTACCGGCTGTTCGAGGCCGGCAAGGAAGACACCATCGACGCCCTGATCGAGGAGGCGGCATGTCGGACCCCGCGGCCCCGGGTGACCCTGCAAGCCCTGACCGCGGCCCAGTCGGGGTAG
- a CDS encoding nucleotide exchange factor GrpE, protein MLADFRQWLLAAPPNDDGRTETDDGRPPVDLFALIGQFTALRHEVNLQTKAARAAVEQNAEVLRQLADRDEEPEPEPADDDEVLRPAVKAVIDVADALALSHRQAEKLRDGAAAILKADAAHAARPGFFARLFGAAPAAPPPDLDALRKLAAGVADGYALSIRRVERLLPTWEVEAVRCTNEEFDPEMMEVVEVVADSGLPAGTVVEEVRPGYRWRGRLVRFAQVKVAR, encoded by the coding sequence GTGCTGGCCGACTTCCGACAGTGGTTGCTCGCGGCACCACCGAATGACGACGGACGAACGGAGACGGACGACGGCCGGCCGCCCGTCGATCTGTTCGCGCTGATCGGCCAGTTCACCGCGCTGCGGCACGAGGTGAACCTCCAGACGAAGGCCGCCCGCGCCGCCGTCGAGCAGAACGCCGAGGTGCTCCGCCAGCTCGCCGACCGCGACGAGGAGCCCGAGCCCGAGCCGGCCGACGACGACGAGGTGCTGCGGCCGGCGGTGAAGGCGGTCATCGACGTCGCCGACGCGCTGGCCCTGTCGCACCGGCAGGCCGAGAAGCTGCGCGACGGCGCCGCCGCGATCCTGAAGGCCGACGCCGCTCACGCAGCGCGCCCGGGGTTCTTCGCGCGGCTGTTCGGCGCCGCCCCCGCCGCCCCGCCGCCGGACCTGGACGCGCTGCGGAAGCTCGCCGCCGGCGTGGCCGACGGATACGCCCTGAGCATCCGCCGCGTCGAGCGGCTGCTACCGACCTGGGAGGTCGAGGCGGTGCGGTGTACGAATGAAGAGTTCGACCCCGAGATGATGGAAGTCGTCGAGGTGGTCGCCGACAGCGGGCTGCCGGCGGGCACGGTGGTGGAGGAGGTCCGCCCCGGCTACCGCTGGCGCGGCCGGCTGGTCCGCTTCGCTCAGGTCAAGGTCGCGCGCTAG
- a CDS encoding nucleoside/nucleotide kinase family protein, which translates to MFVPVACLRCGKLFQVPPAAAGTDVTCPWCREPTPALPVAADTPAAATPEPLSLDDAEPIAPAAAPVAPPTPRRQLSWKELALVVGAMILVAGVTMLVLGYRSGRGGTAGWVAFTAPDGSCTGLFPTAPTASAVAPNPQSVVTKGGEEYAAAGWYSGVRAWVAWQDLDPAWQKKLADDKDGTLGTLEAELARRVKDAGGTLVEGRKKTVQTTYGRGFEVEVTTPHGTRVERYVLAATGPRPRLYVVGVEGPKLDPDGALPARVFTAFRIN; encoded by the coding sequence ATGTTCGTGCCGGTCGCCTGCCTGCGGTGCGGGAAGCTGTTCCAGGTGCCGCCGGCCGCCGCCGGTACGGACGTGACCTGCCCGTGGTGCCGCGAACCCACGCCCGCCCTGCCCGTCGCCGCCGACACGCCCGCTGCCGCGACGCCCGAACCGCTCTCGCTCGACGACGCCGAACCGATCGCCCCCGCGGCCGCGCCCGTCGCGCCGCCCACGCCCCGGCGGCAGCTGTCGTGGAAGGAACTCGCCCTCGTCGTCGGCGCCATGATCCTCGTCGCCGGCGTCACGATGCTGGTCCTCGGCTACCGCTCCGGCCGCGGCGGCACCGCCGGCTGGGTCGCGTTCACCGCCCCCGACGGCTCCTGCACCGGCCTCTTCCCCACCGCCCCAACCGCGTCTGCGGTCGCCCCCAACCCGCAGAGCGTGGTGACGAAGGGCGGCGAGGAGTACGCCGCGGCGGGGTGGTACAGCGGCGTTCGCGCGTGGGTCGCCTGGCAAGACCTCGACCCCGCCTGGCAGAAGAAGCTCGCCGACGACAAGGACGGCACCCTCGGCACGCTCGAAGCCGAACTCGCGCGGCGGGTGAAGGACGCCGGCGGCACCCTCGTCGAGGGCCGCAAGAAGACCGTGCAGACCACCTACGGCCGCGGCTTCGAGGTGGAGGTGACCACGCCGCACGGCACCCGCGTGGAACGCTACGTGCTCGCCGCCACCGGGCCGCGGCCGCGGCTGTACGTCGTCGGCGTCGAGGGGCCGAAGCTCGACCCCGACGGCGCGCTGCCGGCCCGCGTGTTCACCGCCTTCCGCATCAACTGA
- a CDS encoding glycerophosphodiester phosphodiesterase, whose amino-acid sequence MSRLLLAAAALALVAADPAAPPARIFAHRGLLTHAPENTLANFDACLALRLDIELDVRRTRDGQLVVIHDDTVNRTTTGKGKVSALSLREIEALDAGAWFDPAFAGERVPTLDAVFARVAARKTATLLAIDLKDPDVEADVVKLAVRHGVLRQLVFIGRAIESRAVRDAVKAADAGAACAVLCPSADKLGAALADGSASWVYVRWVPTAGEVAKAHAAGRKVFLVGPEVAGHNVANWHAARAAGVDAILTDHPLECRAAGRAKR is encoded by the coding sequence ATGTCGCGCCTGCTCCTGGCCGCCGCCGCGCTCGCGCTCGTCGCCGCCGACCCCGCCGCGCCGCCCGCCCGCATCTTCGCCCACCGCGGGCTTCTGACGCACGCCCCCGAGAACACGCTCGCCAACTTCGACGCCTGCCTCGCCCTCCGCCTCGACATCGAACTCGACGTCCGCCGCACCCGCGACGGCCAGCTCGTGGTCATCCACGACGACACGGTGAACCGCACGACCACGGGCAAGGGAAAGGTGTCGGCGCTGTCGCTGCGGGAGATCGAGGCGCTGGACGCGGGGGCGTGGTTCGACCCGGCGTTCGCCGGCGAGCGGGTGCCGACGCTGGACGCGGTGTTCGCGCGGGTGGCGGCGCGAAAGACCGCGACGCTGCTGGCGATCGACCTGAAGGACCCGGACGTAGAGGCCGACGTGGTGAAGCTGGCGGTGCGGCACGGCGTGCTGCGGCAGCTGGTGTTCATCGGCCGGGCGATCGAGAGCCGGGCGGTGCGCGACGCCGTGAAGGCGGCGGACGCGGGTGCGGCGTGTGCGGTGCTGTGCCCGTCGGCGGACAAGCTGGGGGCGGCGCTGGCGGACGGGTCGGCGTCGTGGGTGTACGTGCGCTGGGTGCCGACGGCGGGCGAGGTGGCGAAGGCCCACGCGGCGGGCCGGAAGGTGTTTCTGGTGGGGCCGGAGGTGGCCGGCCACAACGTGGCGAACTGGCACGCGGCGCGGGCCGCAGGCGTGGACGCGATCCTGACCGACCACCCCCTGGAATGCCGCGCCGCCGGCCGGGCGAAGCGGTGA
- a CDS encoding HD domain-containing protein produces MVSPERHAALQQAWARLLDGYRVTAAAAYPVFDLLASAYSAPDRHYHNLEHLAEMFRVAARLTAITDDPAPVQLAIWFHDAVYDPRAADNEERSAELAATLLGPLGVPRDALDRVGRLIRATAHLTDDRPPPDRDTMILLDADLAILGAAPERYARYAGAIRAEYAWVPEAEYRAGRAAVLKRFLARPRLFWTDLAHQEGDVPARANLTAELAGLRGGEPAA; encoded by the coding sequence ATGGTCTCCCCCGAACGCCACGCCGCACTTCAACAGGCGTGGGCGAGGCTGCTCGACGGCTACCGCGTGACCGCGGCCGCCGCCTACCCGGTGTTCGACCTGCTGGCGTCAGCGTACTCCGCGCCCGACCGGCACTACCACAATTTGGAACACCTCGCCGAGATGTTCCGCGTCGCGGCCCGGCTCACGGCCATCACCGACGACCCAGCCCCGGTGCAGCTGGCGATCTGGTTCCACGACGCCGTCTACGACCCCCGCGCCGCCGACAACGAGGAGCGCAGCGCCGAACTGGCCGCGACGCTGCTCGGCCCGCTCGGCGTGCCGCGCGACGCGCTCGACCGCGTGGGTCGGCTGATCCGCGCGACGGCGCACCTGACCGACGACCGACCGCCGCCCGACCGCGACACGATGATCCTGCTCGACGCCGACCTGGCGATTCTTGGCGCGGCCCCGGAGCGCTACGCCCGCTACGCCGGGGCCATCCGCGCGGAGTACGCGTGGGTGCCGGAGGCGGAGTACCGCGCGGGCCGGGCGGCGGTACTGAAGCGCTTCCTGGCACGACCGCGGCTGTTCTGGACGGACCTGGCGCACCAGGAGGGCGACGTCCCGGCGCGGGCGAACCTGACGGCGGAGTTGGCGGGCCTGCGGGGCGGCGAACCGGCGGCATGA
- a CDS encoding YkgJ family cysteine cluster protein has product MADEPWYHNGLRFTCTQCGDCCTGAPGFVWVTDADVAALAAFRGEPVAEFTALHTRRARGRRSLREKSNGDCVFFERGRGCTVYPARPPQCRTWPFWDSNLDTPADWERTVRACPGSGQGELIPIEEISRRLREVRV; this is encoded by the coding sequence ATGGCCGACGAGCCCTGGTACCACAACGGCCTCCGGTTCACCTGCACCCAGTGCGGCGACTGCTGCACCGGCGCGCCCGGGTTCGTGTGGGTGACGGACGCCGACGTCGCCGCCCTGGCCGCCTTCCGCGGCGAGCCGGTCGCCGAGTTCACCGCCCTGCACACCCGCCGCGCCCGCGGCCGCCGCTCCCTCCGCGAAAAGAGCAACGGCGACTGCGTGTTCTTCGAGCGCGGCCGCGGCTGCACCGTGTACCCGGCCCGGCCGCCGCAGTGCCGCACGTGGCCGTTCTGGGACAGCAACCTCGACACCCCCGCCGACTGGGAGCGCACCGTCCGCGCCTGCCCCGGCTCCGGGCAGGGCGAACTCATCCCCATCGAGGAGATCAGCCGTCGGCTGCGCGAGGTGCGCGTCTGA
- the pilM gene encoding type IV pilus assembly protein PilM gives MPPATGFWGIDIGQCALKAVRVELVDGKPTATAFDYVEHPKILSQPDADPDMLIREALEKFLSRNEIGRDEVAVGIPGQSGLARFVKLPPVEEKKIAEIVKFEAKQQIPFPLDEVVWDFQKIAGGEVVDGFAMETEVGLFALKRDVISRYMGYFSGSKIEVHTIQMSPLALVNYTTYDLLRKGGKVPAPPLDEAPEEDTPRGKIRCVVVLDIGTEASNLIITDGGKIIWQRPIPLGGNNFTRALTKELKLTFAKAEHLKRNAAKSPELPAILKALKPVLQDFVGEVQRSLGYFTNTHRNAHVGYMVGLGSAFRLPGLQKYLAEKLSLEVKKPSDFARLEGDTVVKDPLFVENILSFPVAYGLALQGAGEARLTTNLLPTEIRTERLIRAKKPYGVAAAAALLLGTAGLALGYGATYKSISDPKIDQALGTAKNAVATVATQESKYNTANSGVTDSKVLVKAVVSGQDERLNWPRLQEVLSAALPRPGADGNLPPQLWQSTEGKGAAAYDQFRRRMSNGVPIEEALQYETSEHPRHLAIVNIEAVYPRWVDNLPAFFTKIDDEVYGDQTVKPARGFGEDIARVMLPEEKKVDETTKRVKPDVKEGGGWVVEIRGWTDYGPGTPGAEPFIRDGLIANLQKMSTTYAERNGGDKKAGKYIPGLEADPVKGKVSHAFIYHVWPVENPSPNVMVFVNRSYLDAHAGGLSSGAAAGAPGNPSSSSGPPPGMVGPSGPGSSSSGVSAEAAAAPPAGPPWSPVGPGGQASAQGAGPGSSSGGPRGGAPESGTSLAPPTASVGSSSSSVSSGVTLPPLPALIEGTTRKRFEFVVMFVWREPVPVMTPADALTAPAAPAADGR, from the coding sequence ATGCCACCCGCCACCGGCTTCTGGGGCATCGACATCGGGCAGTGCGCCCTCAAGGCCGTCCGCGTCGAACTGGTCGACGGCAAGCCCACGGCCACGGCGTTCGACTACGTCGAGCACCCGAAAATCCTCTCCCAGCCCGACGCCGACCCGGACATGCTCATCCGCGAGGCGCTCGAGAAGTTCCTCTCGCGGAACGAGATCGGCCGCGACGAGGTCGCCGTCGGCATCCCGGGGCAGTCCGGCCTGGCGCGGTTCGTCAAGCTGCCGCCCGTCGAAGAGAAGAAGATCGCCGAGATCGTCAAGTTCGAGGCCAAGCAGCAGATTCCCTTCCCGCTGGACGAGGTCGTCTGGGACTTCCAGAAGATCGCCGGCGGCGAGGTCGTGGACGGCTTCGCGATGGAGACGGAGGTCGGCCTGTTCGCGCTGAAGCGCGACGTGATCAGCCGCTACATGGGCTACTTCAGCGGCTCGAAGATCGAGGTGCACACGATCCAGATGTCGCCGCTGGCGCTGGTGAACTACACCACCTACGACCTGCTGCGGAAGGGCGGCAAGGTGCCGGCCCCGCCGCTGGACGAGGCGCCGGAAGAGGACACGCCGCGCGGCAAGATCCGCTGCGTCGTGGTGCTGGACATCGGCACCGAGGCGAGCAACCTCATCATCACCGACGGCGGCAAGATCATCTGGCAGCGGCCGATCCCGCTCGGCGGCAACAACTTCACCCGCGCCCTCACGAAGGAGCTCAAGCTCACCTTCGCCAAGGCCGAGCACCTGAAGCGGAACGCCGCCAAGAGCCCCGAGCTGCCGGCCATCCTCAAGGCGCTCAAGCCGGTCCTGCAAGACTTCGTCGGCGAGGTGCAGCGGTCGCTGGGCTACTTCACGAACACGCACCGCAACGCCCACGTCGGCTACATGGTCGGCCTCGGCAGCGCCTTCCGCCTCCCCGGCCTCCAGAAGTACCTCGCGGAAAAGCTGTCGCTCGAAGTCAAGAAGCCGAGCGACTTCGCCCGCCTGGAGGGCGACACGGTCGTGAAGGACCCGCTGTTCGTCGAGAACATCCTGTCCTTCCCGGTGGCCTACGGCCTGGCCCTGCAAGGGGCCGGCGAGGCCCGGCTGACCACGAACCTGCTGCCGACGGAAATCCGCACGGAACGCCTGATCCGCGCCAAGAAGCCGTACGGCGTCGCGGCCGCGGCGGCGCTGCTGCTCGGCACGGCCGGGCTGGCGCTGGGGTACGGGGCGACGTACAAGTCGATTTCCGACCCGAAAATCGATCAGGCGCTGGGCACGGCCAAGAACGCCGTCGCCACGGTGGCCACCCAGGAGAGCAAGTACAACACGGCGAACTCCGGCGTGACCGACAGCAAGGTGCTGGTGAAGGCCGTGGTGTCCGGGCAGGACGAGCGGCTGAACTGGCCGCGGCTGCAGGAGGTGCTGTCGGCGGCGCTGCCGCGGCCGGGGGCCGACGGGAACCTCCCGCCGCAGCTGTGGCAGAGCACCGAGGGGAAGGGCGCGGCGGCGTACGACCAGTTCCGCCGCCGGATGAGCAACGGCGTGCCGATCGAGGAGGCGCTCCAGTACGAGACCTCGGAGCACCCGCGGCACCTGGCCATCGTCAACATCGAGGCGGTGTACCCGCGGTGGGTGGACAACCTGCCGGCGTTCTTCACCAAGATCGACGACGAGGTGTACGGCGACCAGACGGTGAAGCCGGCCCGCGGGTTCGGCGAGGACATCGCCCGGGTCATGCTGCCCGAGGAAAAGAAGGTGGACGAGACCACCAAGCGGGTGAAGCCGGACGTCAAGGAGGGCGGCGGGTGGGTGGTCGAGATCCGCGGGTGGACCGACTACGGCCCCGGCACCCCCGGCGCCGAGCCGTTCATCCGCGACGGGCTGATCGCCAACCTGCAGAAGATGTCCACCACCTACGCGGAGCGGAACGGCGGGGACAAGAAGGCCGGCAAGTACATCCCCGGGCTGGAGGCCGACCCGGTGAAGGGGAAGGTGTCGCACGCCTTCATCTACCACGTGTGGCCGGTGGAGAACCCGAGCCCGAACGTGATGGTGTTCGTGAACCGGTCGTACCTGGACGCCCACGCCGGCGGGCTGTCGTCGGGGGCCGCCGCGGGCGCCCCGGGCAACCCGTCGTCCAGCAGCGGCCCCCCCCCGGGTATGGTCGGGCCGAGCGGGCCGGGTAGCAGCAGCAGCGGCGTCAGCGCCGAGGCGGCGGCGGCCCCGCCGGCCGGCCCCCCGTGGTCGCCGGTCGGCCCCGGCGGGCAGGCCAGCGCCCAGGGCGCCGGCCCCGGCAGCTCCAGCGGCGGCCCCCGCGGCGGCGCGCCGGAGTCCGGCACCAGCCTCGCCCCGCCGACCGCGTCCGTCGGGTCGTCGTCCAGCAGCGTGTCCAGCGGTGTCACCCTGCCGCCGCTCCCGGCCCTCATCGAGGGCACCACCCGCAAGCGGTTCGAGTTCGTGGTCATGTTCGTGTGGCGCGAGCCGGTCCCGGTGATGACCCCGGCCGACGCCCTCACCGCCCCGGCCGCCCCCGCCGCCGACGGCCGCTGA